From a region of the Tursiops truncatus isolate mTurTru1 chromosome 13, mTurTru1.mat.Y, whole genome shotgun sequence genome:
- the LOC101339409 gene encoding methyl-CpG-binding domain protein 1 isoform X45, which translates to MAEDWLDCPALGPGWKRREVFRKSGATCGRSDTYYQSPTGDRIRSKVELTRYLGPACDLTLFDFKQGILCYPAPKAHSLAVPSRKRKKPSKPAKAQKRQVGPSKSEVRKEAPRDETKADAGTVPASLPAPGCCENCGISFSGDGTRRQRLKTLCKDCRAQRIAFNREQRMFKRVGCGECAACQVTEDCGACSTCLLQLPHDVASGLFCKCERRRCLRIVERSRGCGVCRGCQTREDCGRCRVCLRPPRPGLRRQWRCVQRRCLRGKHGRRRGGCDSKVAPRRRPPRTQPLPALPPSQPPESPELQPYTNRRQNRKCGACAACLRRMDCGHCDFCCDKPKFGGSNQKRQKCRWRQCLQFAMKRLLPSVWAGSEDGAGPPAPYPRRKRPGSARRPRLGQTPKPPLATPMAQPDRAQTPVKQEAGSGFVLPPPGTDLVFLREGASSPVQVPGPAPASTAALLQAVDPGLPPVKQEPPDPEEDKEEENKDDPTADLAPEEEAGGAGTPVITEIFSLGGTRLRDTAVWLPRSKDLKKPGARKQ; encoded by the exons ATGGCTGAGGACTGGCTGGACTGCCcggccctgggccctggctggAAGCGCCGTGAGGTCTTTCGCAAGTCAGGTGCCACCTGTGGACGCTCAGACACCTATTACCAGAG ccccacaggaGACAGGATCCGAAGCAAAGTTGAGCTGACCCGATACCTGGGCCCTGCGTGCGATCTCACCCTCTTTGACTTCAAACAAGGCATCCTGTGCTATCCAGCCCCTAAG GCCCATTCCTTGGCCGTCCCCAGCAGGAAGCGGAAGAAGCCTTCGAAGCCAGCCAAGGCTCAGAAACGTCAGGTTGGACCTTCGAAGAGCGAAGTCAGGAAGGAGGCCCCAAGGGATGAGACCAAGGCTGATGCTGGCACAGTCCCAGCCTCACTTCCTGCGCCTGG GTGCTGTGAGAACTGTGGAATCAGCTTTTCAGGGGATGGAACCCGACGGCAGCGACTCAAGACTCTGTGCAAGGACTGCCGAG CACAGAGAATTGCTTTCAACCGGGAGCAGAGGATGTTTAAG CGTGTGGGCTGCGGGGAGTGTGCGGCCTGCCAGGTAACAGAAGACTGTGGGGCCTGCTCCACCTGCCTTCTGCAGTTGCCCCATGATGTGGCCTCGGGGCTGTTCTGCAAGTGTGAGCGAAGACGGTGCCTCCGGATTGTGGAAAGG AGCCGAGGGTGTGGAGTGTGCCGGGGCTGTCAGACCCGAGAGGACTGTGGCCGTTGTCGAGTCTGCCTTCGCCCTCCCCGCCCTGGTCTCAGGCGCCAGTGGAGGTGCGTCCAGCGGCGTTGCCTGCGG GGTAAACACGGCCGCCGCAGGGGAGGCTGCGACTCCAAGGTGGCTCCCCGGCGGCGCCCTCCCCGAACCCAGCCACTGCCTGCACTTCCGCCCTCGCAGCCTCCAGAGTCTCCAGAGCTG cagCCTTACACGAACCGTCGGCAGAACCGCAAGTGTGGGGCCTGTGCGGCCTGCCTGCGGCGGATGGACTGTGGCCACTGCGACTTCTGCTGTGATAAGCCCAAATTCGGGGGCAGCAACCAGAAGCGCCAGAAGTGTCGTTGGCGCCAGTGCCTGCAGTTTGCTATG AAGCGGCTGCTGCCAAGTGTCTGGGCAGGTTCCGAGGATGGCGCCGGGCCACCCGCACCTTACCCGCGTCGAAAGAGGCCTGGCTCTGCTCGAAGGCCCCGTCTGGGTCAGACCCCGAAGCCTCCCTTGGCCACGCCCATGGCCCAGCCAGACCGTGCCCAGACTCCAGTGAAGCAGGAAGCAGGCAGTGGCTTTGTGCTGCCCCCGCCTGGCACCGACCTCGTGTTCTTACGGGAGGGTGCAAGCAGTCCCGTGCAGGTGCCTGGCCCAGCTCCAGCCTCCACAGCGGCTCTGTTACAG GCAGTAGACCCAGGCCTGCCACCTGTGAAGCAAGAGCCACCTGACCCTGAGGAGGACAAGGAGGAGGAGAACAAGGATGACCCCACCGCTGACTTGGCCCcagaggaggaggcaggaggggctggCACGCCCGTG ATCACGGAGATTTTCAGCCTGGGTGGAACCCGCCTCCGGGACACAGCAGTCTGGTTGCCAAG GTCCAAGGACCTTAAAAAACCTGGAGCTAGAAAGCAGTAG
- the LOC101339409 gene encoding methyl-CpG-binding domain protein 1 isoform X46, translating into MAEDWLDCPALGPGWKRREVFRKSGATCGRSDTYYQSPTGDRIRSKVELTRYLGPACDLTLFDFKQGILCYPAPKAHSLAVPSRKRKKPSKPAKAQKRQVGPSKSEVRKEAPRDETKADAGTVPASLPAPGCCENCGISFSGDGTRRQRLKTLCKDCRAQRIAFNREQRMFKLPHDVASGLFCKCERRRCLRIVERSRGCGVCRGCQTREDCGRCRVCLRPPRPGLRRQWRCVQRRCLRGKHGRRRGGCDSKVAPRRRPPRTQPLPALPPSQPPESPELHPRALAPSPPAEFIYYCVDEDELQPYTNRRQNRKCGACAACLRRMDCGHCDFCCDKPKFGGSNQKRQKCRWRQCLQFAMKRLLPSVWAGSEDGAGPPAPYPRRKRPGSARRPRLGQTPKPPLATPMAQPDRAQTPVKQEAGSGFVLPPPGTDLVFLREGASSPVQVPGPAPASTAALLQEAQCPGLSWVVALPQVKQEKADAQEDWTPGTAILTSPVLLPGCPSKAVDPGLPPVKQEPPDPEEDKEEENKDDPTADLAPEEEAGGAGTPVITEIFSLGGTRLRDTAVWLPRSKDLKKPGARKQ; encoded by the exons ATGGCTGAGGACTGGCTGGACTGCCcggccctgggccctggctggAAGCGCCGTGAGGTCTTTCGCAAGTCAGGTGCCACCTGTGGACGCTCAGACACCTATTACCAGAG ccccacaggaGACAGGATCCGAAGCAAAGTTGAGCTGACCCGATACCTGGGCCCTGCGTGCGATCTCACCCTCTTTGACTTCAAACAAGGCATCCTGTGCTATCCAGCCCCTAAG GCCCATTCCTTGGCCGTCCCCAGCAGGAAGCGGAAGAAGCCTTCGAAGCCAGCCAAGGCTCAGAAACGTCAGGTTGGACCTTCGAAGAGCGAAGTCAGGAAGGAGGCCCCAAGGGATGAGACCAAGGCTGATGCTGGCACAGTCCCAGCCTCACTTCCTGCGCCTGG GTGCTGTGAGAACTGTGGAATCAGCTTTTCAGGGGATGGAACCCGACGGCAGCGACTCAAGACTCTGTGCAAGGACTGCCGAG CACAGAGAATTGCTTTCAACCGGGAGCAGAGGATGTTTAAG TTGCCCCATGATGTGGCCTCGGGGCTGTTCTGCAAGTGTGAGCGAAGACGGTGCCTCCGGATTGTGGAAAGG AGCCGAGGGTGTGGAGTGTGCCGGGGCTGTCAGACCCGAGAGGACTGTGGCCGTTGTCGAGTCTGCCTTCGCCCTCCCCGCCCTGGTCTCAGGCGCCAGTGGAGGTGCGTCCAGCGGCGTTGCCTGCGG GGTAAACACGGCCGCCGCAGGGGAGGCTGCGACTCCAAGGTGGCTCCCCGGCGGCGCCCTCCCCGAACCCAGCCACTGCCTGCACTTCCGCCCTCGCAGCCTCCAGAGTCTCCAGAGCTG CACCCCAGAGCCCTGGCCCCCTCGCCACCTGCTGAATTCATCTATTACTGTGTAGACGAGGACGAGCTA cagCCTTACACGAACCGTCGGCAGAACCGCAAGTGTGGGGCCTGTGCGGCCTGCCTGCGGCGGATGGACTGTGGCCACTGCGACTTCTGCTGTGATAAGCCCAAATTCGGGGGCAGCAACCAGAAGCGCCAGAAGTGTCGTTGGCGCCAGTGCCTGCAGTTTGCTATG AAGCGGCTGCTGCCAAGTGTCTGGGCAGGTTCCGAGGATGGCGCCGGGCCACCCGCACCTTACCCGCGTCGAAAGAGGCCTGGCTCTGCTCGAAGGCCCCGTCTGGGTCAGACCCCGAAGCCTCCCTTGGCCACGCCCATGGCCCAGCCAGACCGTGCCCAGACTCCAGTGAAGCAGGAAGCAGGCAGTGGCTTTGTGCTGCCCCCGCCTGGCACCGACCTCGTGTTCTTACGGGAGGGTGCAAGCAGTCCCGTGCAGGTGCCTGGCCCAGCTCCAGCCTCCACAGCGGCTCTGTTACAG GAGGCCCAGTGCCCTGGCCTGAGTTGGGTCGTGGCCTTACCCCAGGTGAAGCAAGAGAAGGCGGATGCCCAGGAAGACTGGACACCGGGCACAGCCATCCTGACTTCTCCTGTATTGCTGCCTGGCTGCCCCAGCAAG GCAGTAGACCCAGGCCTGCCACCTGTGAAGCAAGAGCCACCTGACCCTGAGGAGGACAAGGAGGAGGAGAACAAGGATGACCCCACCGCTGACTTGGCCCcagaggaggaggcaggaggggctggCACGCCCGTG ATCACGGAGATTTTCAGCCTGGGTGGAACCCGCCTCCGGGACACAGCAGTCTGGTTGCCAAG GTCCAAGGACCTTAAAAAACCTGGAGCTAGAAAGCAGTAG
- the LOC101339409 gene encoding methyl-CpG-binding domain protein 1 isoform X44 — MAEDWLDCPALGPGWKRREVFRKSGATCGRSDTYYQSPTGDRIRSKVELTRYLGPACDLTLFDFKQGILCYPAPKAHSLAVPSRKRKKPSKPAKAQKRQVGPSKSEVRKEAPRDETKADAGTVPASLPAPGCCENCGISFSGDGTRRQRLKTLCKDCRAQRIAFNREQRMFKRVGCGECAACQVTEDCGACSTCLLQLPHDVASGLFCKCERRRCLRIVERSRGCGVCRGCQTREDCGRCRVCLRPPRPGLRRQWRCVQRRCLRGKHGRRRGGCDSKVAPRRRPPRTQPLPALPPSQPPESPELHPRALAPSPPAEFIYYCVDEDELQPYTNRRQNRKCGACAACLRRMDCGHCDFCCDKPKFGGSNQKRQKCRWRQCLQFAMKRLLPSVWAGSEDGAGPPAPYPRRKRPGSARRPRLGQTPKPPLATPMAQPDRAQTPVKQEAGSGFVLPPPGTDLVFLREGASSPVQVPGPAPASTAALLQAVDPGLPPVKQEPPDPEEDKEEENKDDPTADLAPEEEAGGAGTPVITEIFSLGGTRLRDTAVWLPRSKDLKKPGARKQ; from the exons ATGGCTGAGGACTGGCTGGACTGCCcggccctgggccctggctggAAGCGCCGTGAGGTCTTTCGCAAGTCAGGTGCCACCTGTGGACGCTCAGACACCTATTACCAGAG ccccacaggaGACAGGATCCGAAGCAAAGTTGAGCTGACCCGATACCTGGGCCCTGCGTGCGATCTCACCCTCTTTGACTTCAAACAAGGCATCCTGTGCTATCCAGCCCCTAAG GCCCATTCCTTGGCCGTCCCCAGCAGGAAGCGGAAGAAGCCTTCGAAGCCAGCCAAGGCTCAGAAACGTCAGGTTGGACCTTCGAAGAGCGAAGTCAGGAAGGAGGCCCCAAGGGATGAGACCAAGGCTGATGCTGGCACAGTCCCAGCCTCACTTCCTGCGCCTGG GTGCTGTGAGAACTGTGGAATCAGCTTTTCAGGGGATGGAACCCGACGGCAGCGACTCAAGACTCTGTGCAAGGACTGCCGAG CACAGAGAATTGCTTTCAACCGGGAGCAGAGGATGTTTAAG CGTGTGGGCTGCGGGGAGTGTGCGGCCTGCCAGGTAACAGAAGACTGTGGGGCCTGCTCCACCTGCCTTCTGCAGTTGCCCCATGATGTGGCCTCGGGGCTGTTCTGCAAGTGTGAGCGAAGACGGTGCCTCCGGATTGTGGAAAGG AGCCGAGGGTGTGGAGTGTGCCGGGGCTGTCAGACCCGAGAGGACTGTGGCCGTTGTCGAGTCTGCCTTCGCCCTCCCCGCCCTGGTCTCAGGCGCCAGTGGAGGTGCGTCCAGCGGCGTTGCCTGCGG GGTAAACACGGCCGCCGCAGGGGAGGCTGCGACTCCAAGGTGGCTCCCCGGCGGCGCCCTCCCCGAACCCAGCCACTGCCTGCACTTCCGCCCTCGCAGCCTCCAGAGTCTCCAGAGCTG CACCCCAGAGCCCTGGCCCCCTCGCCACCTGCTGAATTCATCTATTACTGTGTAGACGAGGACGAGCTA cagCCTTACACGAACCGTCGGCAGAACCGCAAGTGTGGGGCCTGTGCGGCCTGCCTGCGGCGGATGGACTGTGGCCACTGCGACTTCTGCTGTGATAAGCCCAAATTCGGGGGCAGCAACCAGAAGCGCCAGAAGTGTCGTTGGCGCCAGTGCCTGCAGTTTGCTATG AAGCGGCTGCTGCCAAGTGTCTGGGCAGGTTCCGAGGATGGCGCCGGGCCACCCGCACCTTACCCGCGTCGAAAGAGGCCTGGCTCTGCTCGAAGGCCCCGTCTGGGTCAGACCCCGAAGCCTCCCTTGGCCACGCCCATGGCCCAGCCAGACCGTGCCCAGACTCCAGTGAAGCAGGAAGCAGGCAGTGGCTTTGTGCTGCCCCCGCCTGGCACCGACCTCGTGTTCTTACGGGAGGGTGCAAGCAGTCCCGTGCAGGTGCCTGGCCCAGCTCCAGCCTCCACAGCGGCTCTGTTACAG GCAGTAGACCCAGGCCTGCCACCTGTGAAGCAAGAGCCACCTGACCCTGAGGAGGACAAGGAGGAGGAGAACAAGGATGACCCCACCGCTGACTTGGCCCcagaggaggaggcaggaggggctggCACGCCCGTG ATCACGGAGATTTTCAGCCTGGGTGGAACCCGCCTCCGGGACACAGCAGTCTGGTTGCCAAG GTCCAAGGACCTTAAAAAACCTGGAGCTAGAAAGCAGTAG
- the LOC101339409 gene encoding methyl-CpG-binding domain protein 1 isoform X15, with the protein MAEDWLDCPALGPGWKRREVFRKSGATCGRSDTYYQSPTGDRIRSKVELTRYLGPACDLTLFDFKQGILCYPAPKAHSLAVPSRKRKKPSKPAKAQKRQVGPSKSEVRKEAPRDETKADAGTVPASLPAPGCCENCGISFSGDGTRRQRLKTLCKDCRAQRIAFNREQRMFKRVGCGECAACQVTEDCGACSTCLLQLPHDVASGLFCKCERRRCLRIVERVSRAGGVGPRLTCTPDPHSPGPMRHTSGPPQSRGCGVCRGCQTREDCGRCRVCLRPPRPGLRRQWRCVQRRCLRHLAHRLRRHHQRCQRRPPLAVAPPAGKHGRRRGGCDSKVAPRRRPPRTQPLPALPPSQPPESPELHPRALAPSPPAEFIYYCVDEDELQPYTNRRQNRKCGACAACLRRMDCGHCDFCCDKPKFGGSNQKRQKCRWRQCLQFAMKRLLPSVWAGSEDGAGPPAPYPRRKRPGSARRPRLGQTPKPPLATPMAQPDRAQTPVKQEAGSGFVLPPPGTDLVFLREGASSPVQVPGPAPASTAALLQEAQCPGLSWVVALPQVKQEKADAQEDWTPGTAILTSPVLLPGCPSKAVDPGLPPVKQEPPDPEEDKEEENKDDPTADLAPEEEAGGAGTPVITEIFSLGGTRLRDTAVWLPRSKDLKKPGARKQ; encoded by the exons ATGGCTGAGGACTGGCTGGACTGCCcggccctgggccctggctggAAGCGCCGTGAGGTCTTTCGCAAGTCAGGTGCCACCTGTGGACGCTCAGACACCTATTACCAGAG ccccacaggaGACAGGATCCGAAGCAAAGTTGAGCTGACCCGATACCTGGGCCCTGCGTGCGATCTCACCCTCTTTGACTTCAAACAAGGCATCCTGTGCTATCCAGCCCCTAAG GCCCATTCCTTGGCCGTCCCCAGCAGGAAGCGGAAGAAGCCTTCGAAGCCAGCCAAGGCTCAGAAACGTCAGGTTGGACCTTCGAAGAGCGAAGTCAGGAAGGAGGCCCCAAGGGATGAGACCAAGGCTGATGCTGGCACAGTCCCAGCCTCACTTCCTGCGCCTGG GTGCTGTGAGAACTGTGGAATCAGCTTTTCAGGGGATGGAACCCGACGGCAGCGACTCAAGACTCTGTGCAAGGACTGCCGAG CACAGAGAATTGCTTTCAACCGGGAGCAGAGGATGTTTAAG CGTGTGGGCTGCGGGGAGTGTGCGGCCTGCCAGGTAACAGAAGACTGTGGGGCCTGCTCCACCTGCCTTCTGCAGTTGCCCCATGATGTGGCCTCGGGGCTGTTCTGCAAGTGTGAGCGAAGACGGTGCCTCCGGATTGTGGAAAGGGTGAGTCGGGCAGGTGGGGTGGGCCCGAGGCTCACCTGCACTCCTGACCCTCATAGCCCTGGCCCCATGCGTCACACCTCCGGCCCCCCACAGAGCCGAGGGTGTGGAGTGTGCCGGGGCTGTCAGACCCGAGAGGACTGTGGCCGTTGTCGAGTCTGCCTTCGCCCTCCCCGCCCTGGTCTCAGGCGCCAGTGGAGGTGCGTCCAGCGGCGTTGCCTGCGG CACCTTGCACACCGCCTCCGCCGCCACCATCAGCGATGTCAACGACGCCCTCCCCTAGCTGTGGCTCCCCCTGCT GGTAAACACGGCCGCCGCAGGGGAGGCTGCGACTCCAAGGTGGCTCCCCGGCGGCGCCCTCCCCGAACCCAGCCACTGCCTGCACTTCCGCCCTCGCAGCCTCCAGAGTCTCCAGAGCTG CACCCCAGAGCCCTGGCCCCCTCGCCACCTGCTGAATTCATCTATTACTGTGTAGACGAGGACGAGCTA cagCCTTACACGAACCGTCGGCAGAACCGCAAGTGTGGGGCCTGTGCGGCCTGCCTGCGGCGGATGGACTGTGGCCACTGCGACTTCTGCTGTGATAAGCCCAAATTCGGGGGCAGCAACCAGAAGCGCCAGAAGTGTCGTTGGCGCCAGTGCCTGCAGTTTGCTATG AAGCGGCTGCTGCCAAGTGTCTGGGCAGGTTCCGAGGATGGCGCCGGGCCACCCGCACCTTACCCGCGTCGAAAGAGGCCTGGCTCTGCTCGAAGGCCCCGTCTGGGTCAGACCCCGAAGCCTCCCTTGGCCACGCCCATGGCCCAGCCAGACCGTGCCCAGACTCCAGTGAAGCAGGAAGCAGGCAGTGGCTTTGTGCTGCCCCCGCCTGGCACCGACCTCGTGTTCTTACGGGAGGGTGCAAGCAGTCCCGTGCAGGTGCCTGGCCCAGCTCCAGCCTCCACAGCGGCTCTGTTACAG GAGGCCCAGTGCCCTGGCCTGAGTTGGGTCGTGGCCTTACCCCAGGTGAAGCAAGAGAAGGCGGATGCCCAGGAAGACTGGACACCGGGCACAGCCATCCTGACTTCTCCTGTATTGCTGCCTGGCTGCCCCAGCAAG GCAGTAGACCCAGGCCTGCCACCTGTGAAGCAAGAGCCACCTGACCCTGAGGAGGACAAGGAGGAGGAGAACAAGGATGACCCCACCGCTGACTTGGCCCcagaggaggaggcaggaggggctggCACGCCCGTG ATCACGGAGATTTTCAGCCTGGGTGGAACCCGCCTCCGGGACACAGCAGTCTGGTTGCCAAG GTCCAAGGACCTTAAAAAACCTGGAGCTAGAAAGCAGTAG
- the LOC101339409 gene encoding methyl-CpG-binding domain protein 1 isoform X27, with protein MAEDWLDCPALGPGWKRREVFRKSGATCGRSDTYYQSPTGDRIRSKVELTRYLGPACDLTLFDFKQGILCYPAPKAHSLAVPSRKRKKPSKPAKAQKRQVGPSKSEVRKEAPRDETKADAGTVPASLPAPGCCENCGISFSGDGTRRQRLKTLCKDCRAQRIAFNREQRMFKRVGCGECAACQVTEDCGACSTCLLQLPHDVASGLFCKCERRRCLRIVERSRGCGVCRGCQTREDCGRCRVCLRPPRPGLRRQWRCVQRRCLRHLAHRLRRHHQRCQRRPPLAVAPPAGKHGRRRGGCDSKVAPRRRPPRTQPLPALPPSQPPESPELHPRALAPSPPAEFIYYCVDEDELQPYTNRRQNRKCGACAACLRRMDCGHCDFCCDKPKFGGSNQKRQKCRWRQCLQFAMKRLLPSVWAGSEDGAGPPAPYPRRKRPGSARRPRLGQTPKPPLATPMAQPDRAQTPVKQEAGSGFVLPPPGTDLVFLREGASSPVQVPGPAPASTAALLQEAQCPGLSWVVALPQVKQEKADAQEDWTPGTAILTSPVLLPGCPSKAVDPGLPPVKQEPPDPEEDKEEENKDDPTADLAPEEEAGGAGTPVITEIFSLGGTRLRDTAVWLPRSKDLKKPGARKQ; from the exons ATGGCTGAGGACTGGCTGGACTGCCcggccctgggccctggctggAAGCGCCGTGAGGTCTTTCGCAAGTCAGGTGCCACCTGTGGACGCTCAGACACCTATTACCAGAG ccccacaggaGACAGGATCCGAAGCAAAGTTGAGCTGACCCGATACCTGGGCCCTGCGTGCGATCTCACCCTCTTTGACTTCAAACAAGGCATCCTGTGCTATCCAGCCCCTAAG GCCCATTCCTTGGCCGTCCCCAGCAGGAAGCGGAAGAAGCCTTCGAAGCCAGCCAAGGCTCAGAAACGTCAGGTTGGACCTTCGAAGAGCGAAGTCAGGAAGGAGGCCCCAAGGGATGAGACCAAGGCTGATGCTGGCACAGTCCCAGCCTCACTTCCTGCGCCTGG GTGCTGTGAGAACTGTGGAATCAGCTTTTCAGGGGATGGAACCCGACGGCAGCGACTCAAGACTCTGTGCAAGGACTGCCGAG CACAGAGAATTGCTTTCAACCGGGAGCAGAGGATGTTTAAG CGTGTGGGCTGCGGGGAGTGTGCGGCCTGCCAGGTAACAGAAGACTGTGGGGCCTGCTCCACCTGCCTTCTGCAGTTGCCCCATGATGTGGCCTCGGGGCTGTTCTGCAAGTGTGAGCGAAGACGGTGCCTCCGGATTGTGGAAAGG AGCCGAGGGTGTGGAGTGTGCCGGGGCTGTCAGACCCGAGAGGACTGTGGCCGTTGTCGAGTCTGCCTTCGCCCTCCCCGCCCTGGTCTCAGGCGCCAGTGGAGGTGCGTCCAGCGGCGTTGCCTGCGG CACCTTGCACACCGCCTCCGCCGCCACCATCAGCGATGTCAACGACGCCCTCCCCTAGCTGTGGCTCCCCCTGCT GGTAAACACGGCCGCCGCAGGGGAGGCTGCGACTCCAAGGTGGCTCCCCGGCGGCGCCCTCCCCGAACCCAGCCACTGCCTGCACTTCCGCCCTCGCAGCCTCCAGAGTCTCCAGAGCTG CACCCCAGAGCCCTGGCCCCCTCGCCACCTGCTGAATTCATCTATTACTGTGTAGACGAGGACGAGCTA cagCCTTACACGAACCGTCGGCAGAACCGCAAGTGTGGGGCCTGTGCGGCCTGCCTGCGGCGGATGGACTGTGGCCACTGCGACTTCTGCTGTGATAAGCCCAAATTCGGGGGCAGCAACCAGAAGCGCCAGAAGTGTCGTTGGCGCCAGTGCCTGCAGTTTGCTATG AAGCGGCTGCTGCCAAGTGTCTGGGCAGGTTCCGAGGATGGCGCCGGGCCACCCGCACCTTACCCGCGTCGAAAGAGGCCTGGCTCTGCTCGAAGGCCCCGTCTGGGTCAGACCCCGAAGCCTCCCTTGGCCACGCCCATGGCCCAGCCAGACCGTGCCCAGACTCCAGTGAAGCAGGAAGCAGGCAGTGGCTTTGTGCTGCCCCCGCCTGGCACCGACCTCGTGTTCTTACGGGAGGGTGCAAGCAGTCCCGTGCAGGTGCCTGGCCCAGCTCCAGCCTCCACAGCGGCTCTGTTACAG GAGGCCCAGTGCCCTGGCCTGAGTTGGGTCGTGGCCTTACCCCAGGTGAAGCAAGAGAAGGCGGATGCCCAGGAAGACTGGACACCGGGCACAGCCATCCTGACTTCTCCTGTATTGCTGCCTGGCTGCCCCAGCAAG GCAGTAGACCCAGGCCTGCCACCTGTGAAGCAAGAGCCACCTGACCCTGAGGAGGACAAGGAGGAGGAGAACAAGGATGACCCCACCGCTGACTTGGCCCcagaggaggaggcaggaggggctggCACGCCCGTG ATCACGGAGATTTTCAGCCTGGGTGGAACCCGCCTCCGGGACACAGCAGTCTGGTTGCCAAG GTCCAAGGACCTTAAAAAACCTGGAGCTAGAAAGCAGTAG
- the LOC101339409 gene encoding methyl-CpG-binding domain protein 1 isoform X42 yields MAEDWLDCPALGPGWKRREVFRKSGATCGRSDTYYQSPTGDRIRSKVELTRYLGPACDLTLFDFKQGILCYPAPKAHSLAVPSRKRKKPSKPAKAQKRQVGPSKSEVRKEAPRDETKADAGTVPASLPAPGCCENCGISFSGDGTRRQRLKTLCKDCRAQRIAFNREQRMFKRVGCGECAACQVTEDCGACSTCLLQLPHDVASGLFCKCERRRCLRIVERSRGCGVCRGCQTREDCGRCRVCLRPPRPGLRRQWRCVQRRCLRGKHGRRRGGCDSKVAPRRRPPRTQPLPALPPSQPPESPELPYTNRRQNRKCGACAACLRRMDCGHCDFCCDKPKFGGSNQKRQKCRWRQCLQFAMKRLLPSVWAGSEDGAGPPAPYPRRKRPGSARRPRLGQTPKPPLATPMAQPDRAQTPVKQEAGSGFVLPPPGTDLVFLREGASSPVQVPGPAPASTAALLQEAQCPGLSWVVALPQVKQEKADAQEDWTPGTAILTSPVLLPGCPSKAVDPGLPPVKQEPPDPEEDKEEENKDDPTADLAPEEEAGGAGTPVITEIFSLGGTRLRDTAVWLPRSKDLKKPGARKQ; encoded by the exons ATGGCTGAGGACTGGCTGGACTGCCcggccctgggccctggctggAAGCGCCGTGAGGTCTTTCGCAAGTCAGGTGCCACCTGTGGACGCTCAGACACCTATTACCAGAG ccccacaggaGACAGGATCCGAAGCAAAGTTGAGCTGACCCGATACCTGGGCCCTGCGTGCGATCTCACCCTCTTTGACTTCAAACAAGGCATCCTGTGCTATCCAGCCCCTAAG GCCCATTCCTTGGCCGTCCCCAGCAGGAAGCGGAAGAAGCCTTCGAAGCCAGCCAAGGCTCAGAAACGTCAGGTTGGACCTTCGAAGAGCGAAGTCAGGAAGGAGGCCCCAAGGGATGAGACCAAGGCTGATGCTGGCACAGTCCCAGCCTCACTTCCTGCGCCTGG GTGCTGTGAGAACTGTGGAATCAGCTTTTCAGGGGATGGAACCCGACGGCAGCGACTCAAGACTCTGTGCAAGGACTGCCGAG CACAGAGAATTGCTTTCAACCGGGAGCAGAGGATGTTTAAG CGTGTGGGCTGCGGGGAGTGTGCGGCCTGCCAGGTAACAGAAGACTGTGGGGCCTGCTCCACCTGCCTTCTGCAGTTGCCCCATGATGTGGCCTCGGGGCTGTTCTGCAAGTGTGAGCGAAGACGGTGCCTCCGGATTGTGGAAAGG AGCCGAGGGTGTGGAGTGTGCCGGGGCTGTCAGACCCGAGAGGACTGTGGCCGTTGTCGAGTCTGCCTTCGCCCTCCCCGCCCTGGTCTCAGGCGCCAGTGGAGGTGCGTCCAGCGGCGTTGCCTGCGG GGTAAACACGGCCGCCGCAGGGGAGGCTGCGACTCCAAGGTGGCTCCCCGGCGGCGCCCTCCCCGAACCCAGCCACTGCCTGCACTTCCGCCCTCGCAGCCTCCAGAGTCTCCAGAGCTG CCTTACACGAACCGTCGGCAGAACCGCAAGTGTGGGGCCTGTGCGGCCTGCCTGCGGCGGATGGACTGTGGCCACTGCGACTTCTGCTGTGATAAGCCCAAATTCGGGGGCAGCAACCAGAAGCGCCAGAAGTGTCGTTGGCGCCAGTGCCTGCAGTTTGCTATG AAGCGGCTGCTGCCAAGTGTCTGGGCAGGTTCCGAGGATGGCGCCGGGCCACCCGCACCTTACCCGCGTCGAAAGAGGCCTGGCTCTGCTCGAAGGCCCCGTCTGGGTCAGACCCCGAAGCCTCCCTTGGCCACGCCCATGGCCCAGCCAGACCGTGCCCAGACTCCAGTGAAGCAGGAAGCAGGCAGTGGCTTTGTGCTGCCCCCGCCTGGCACCGACCTCGTGTTCTTACGGGAGGGTGCAAGCAGTCCCGTGCAGGTGCCTGGCCCAGCTCCAGCCTCCACAGCGGCTCTGTTACAG GAGGCCCAGTGCCCTGGCCTGAGTTGGGTCGTGGCCTTACCCCAGGTGAAGCAAGAGAAGGCGGATGCCCAGGAAGACTGGACACCGGGCACAGCCATCCTGACTTCTCCTGTATTGCTGCCTGGCTGCCCCAGCAAG GCAGTAGACCCAGGCCTGCCACCTGTGAAGCAAGAGCCACCTGACCCTGAGGAGGACAAGGAGGAGGAGAACAAGGATGACCCCACCGCTGACTTGGCCCcagaggaggaggcaggaggggctggCACGCCCGTG ATCACGGAGATTTTCAGCCTGGGTGGAACCCGCCTCCGGGACACAGCAGTCTGGTTGCCAAG GTCCAAGGACCTTAAAAAACCTGGAGCTAGAAAGCAGTAG